A section of the Oryzias latipes chromosome 8, ASM223467v1 genome encodes:
- the LOC105354617 gene encoding GTPase IMAP family member 8: protein MAAVSSASDTGDSRGRHPPERRLLILGGPRSGKTSSANTILGDNVFDGDTETTHSNVGQTEIYGRRVTVVDTPPWAIPSDPEDDEDADTTDNAGAESDSPTRPAQSLDSEGPCMGAILCPPGPHAILLVVSVTQPFTEIERRAAEEQLGALGGGTWRYSIVLFTSVDKLPKGVFIEEHIENTGEALQWLVERCGSRYHSFDNTRKETEDNTQVPELMEKVEEMITDNQGWYFEVNELILLEEEQARRALEEERMRMEEHARQREQMIGGPPRELRLLLLGWKGVGKSSVGNSILGRRYFESGQETELCLRRQALVCGRRVTIVDTPGWDWFSVRRTPKRIRQETQRGAALLRPGPHTLLLVLPVVSSLTARKRRTLLAHIETLFGDDACLHTMVLFSCGDWLGRTPIEEHILRGGRDLQRLLEYCGNYYHVMDSKTPGKDRSVSVLLDKIEEMIRENGDKAFLPIQTEWLSEESSYSSDNTEPEDDCRGCMLQ from the exons ATGGCTGCTGTGTCCTCTGCTTCTGACACTG GGGACAGCAGAGGCCGCCATCCCCCTGAGCGCCGGTTGCTCATCTTGGGCGGCCCCCGTTCAGGTAAGACCTCCTCGGCCAACACCATTTTGGGGGACAATGTCTTTGATGGCGACACGGAGACCACACATAGCAACGTGGGCCAGACAGAGATCTACGGCCGACGTGTCACAGTTGTGGACACCCCACCGTGGGCCATCCCGTCTGACCCAGAGGACGACGAAGACGCCGATACCACCGACAACGCCGGCGCCGAGTCAGACAGCCCCACGCGGCCTGCACAGAGCCTGGACAGTGAGGGGCCCTGCATGGGCGCCATTCTCTGTCCTCCTGGACCCCATGCCATCCTGCTGGTGGTGTCAGTCACCCAACCCTTTACTGAAATCGAGAGGAGggctgcagaggagcagctAGGGGCTTTAGGTGGAGGGACTTGGAGGTATTCCATTGTCCTCTTCACATCTGTGGACAAGCTGCCCAAGGGTGTTTTCATTGAAGAACACATAGAGAACACCGGAGAGGCCCTGCAGTGGCTGGTGGAGCGATGTGGAAGCAG GTACCACTCATTTGATAACACGCGAAAAGAGACGGAGGACAACACCCAAGTACCTGAACTgatggagaaggtggaggaaaTGATCACTGACAACCAAG GCTGGTACTTTGAGGTGAACGAGTTGATACTTTTGGAGGAAGAACAGGCCAGGAGAGCTCTGGAGGAAGAGAGGATGCGGATGGAGGAGCATGCAAGACAACGGGAGCAGATGATTGGAGGACCCCCCAGAG AGCTGCGGTTACTGCTGTTGGGCTGGAAGGGCGTTGGAAAAAGCTCAGTGGGGAACTCCATCCTCGGTCGGCGGTACTTTGAATCAGGCCAGGAGACGGAGCTGTGTTTGAGGAGGCAAGCGCTGGTCTGTGGCCGCCGGGTCACCATTGTTGACACCCCTGGCTGGGACTGGTTCTCAGTGAGGCGAACCCCAAAGCGAATCCGGCAAGAGACCCAGCGCGGGGCGGCTCTCCTGCGGCCTGGGCCCCACACCCTGTTGCTGGTCCTGCCAGTCGTCTCCTCCCTCACAGCCAGGAAACGCAGAACGCTGCTGGCTCACATAGAGACCCTGTTCGGGGACGATGCCTGCCTCCACACCATGGTGCTCTTCAGCTGTGGGGACTGGTTGGGGCGCACACCCATTGAGGAGCACATCCTCAGAGGCGGGCGGGATCTGCAAAGACTGCTGGAGTACTGTGGGAACTATTACCACGTGATGGACAGCAAGACACCAGGCAAAGACAGGAGTGTTTCGGTCCTGCTGGATAAGATAGAAGAGATGATCCGGGAGAACGGGGACAAGGCCTTCCTCCCCATCCAGACGGAGTGGT